A region of the Myxococcus stipitatus DSM 14675 genome:
CAGCGTGACGGCGTACTGGCCGGTGGCCGCCACGGGCATCGTCCACTTCCCGTTGTCGGGCACCACCACGGCCTCGTGGTAGCGCGCGACGCCGGGGATGAGGGCGCTGGTGCCCACGGCGCGCACGAAGAGGGGCTCGGAGTAGGGGCGGGCCGGCGCGGAGGGGGCGGAGCGCAGCGTCGTGCCGCGCAGCGAGGCCTCGTTGAACAGCTCCAGGTTGTGGTCAGCCCGCAGACGTCCCACCGGGAAGTCCTGCGCGTACAGGCCCAGGGCCGGGTTGGGCGTCACCTCCACCACGATGTCCTGGCCCGGGTCTCCGCACCCGTCGACGAAGCACACCTCGTTGTTGGAGCAGTCCGCGTCGGAGCGGCAGACCAGCACGGGCGCTCCGGGCTCTTCTCCGATGAGCGCGCAGCCGGTGCTCCCCGACACCACGAGCGTCAGGAGGAGCCGGGGGAGGGTGCGCCTCATCGGCAGTTCCCGGGGACGGTGTTCACCACCCACGCGTAGCTGACGACGAAGCCAGGGTCGATGATGGTGCCGCCGTCCGGCAGGTTCACCACGCGGGACTCGGGCTGACGCTCGGTGAGCTCCGCGTCGCTCACCAGGGCCTCCACCAGGTGCTGGCCGGGCGTGCTCAGCTCCGCGTTCGCGGAGGCGAGGTTGATGCGCAGCGTGCCCCGGTCCGGCCGGCGCGCCTCACCGTTGTTGGTGAGGGGAATCTCCCGGTACGGGCCCCGCGGGTCCTGCGGGTTGTAGTCGATGAACCAGTGGACCTTGATGCGGTCATCCACGTCCGGGTCCTCGACGGCGACCTCGAACGTGAGCTCGCAGCGGCTGCCGCCGAAGTCGCGGATGATGCGCTCCTGCGGCACCACCAGCGTCTCGATGATGCGCGGCGAGCGGTTCATGAACCGCGGGACGTCATCGAGCAGCGTGTCGTCCTGGGGAAACAAGCAGCCCACCAGCAGCGCGCCCAGGCTGGCCGCGAGCACACACATCGCCCAGCCCTGGCCTGGGCGCGAGTCCCTGACTTCTGGTCGCGGGGTGGAGTCCATCGCCGGTGCGACTGAGGCTGCTCTAGAGCAGCTCCTCGCCCTCCTCGGGGGGCAGCGGCCGTCCGGACTTCTCCGCTTCCAGCTTCTCCAGGTGGCGGAAGATGGTGCGAGGGTCCACGCCCAGGTCCTTGGCCGTCTTGGTCCGGTTGCCGTTGTTCCGCGCGAGCACTTCGTTGATGTAACGCTTCTGGAACTCTTCCTTGGCCTGGAGCAGCGGCATGATGGGCTCCAGGTTCTCCGGCTTGAGGTCCAGGTCGTCCGAGCCCAGGAGCGGCTTGTCGGAGAGGACCACCGCCTTCTTGATGCGGTTCTCCAGCTCGCGGATGTTACCCGGCCACCCGTACTTCTTCATGGACACGGCCGCCGACGGGGTGAACCCCTTGGCGCGCGAGTTGAACTCCTTCGAGTACTTCTGGAGGAAGAACTTGCCCAGCACCACCACGTCCTCGCCGCGCTCGCGCAAGGGGGGCAGCTTCAGCGTCACGACGTTGAGCCGGTAGTAGAGGTCCTCGCGGAACGTGTTCCGCTTCACCTCCTCCTCCAGCACCTTGTTGGTCGCGGCCACGACCCGAATGTCCACCGGTTCGCCGCGGTTGTCGCCCACCTTGTAGACAATCTTCTCCTGGAGCGCGCGCAGCAGCTTCACCTGGAGCTGCAGGGGCATCTCGCCAATCTCGTCCAGGAAGAGGGTGCCGCCGATGGCCGCCTGGAACTTGCCCGCCTTGGTGGCCACCGCGCCGGTGAAGGCGCCCTTCACGTGGCCGAACAGCTCGCTCTCCAGGAGGTTCTCCGGGATGGCGCCGCAGTTGATGGTGATGAAGGGGCCCTTGACGCGGGGCGAGCGGCGGTGGATTTCGCGCGCGATGAGCTCCTTGCCGGTGCCCGTCTCGCCGGTGATGAGCACGGAGATGTCCGTGGGCGCGATCTTGTCGATGCGCTTGTACACGTCGCGCATGCCCTGGCACGCGCCGACGATGTCGCCGTAGCGCTGGTCCTCCAGCTTGCGGCGCAGCTCCGTGTTGTCGAGCTTGAGGTCGTTGACCAGCATCGCGTTGTGCAGGACGAGCGACGCCTGCGCCGCG
Encoded here:
- a CDS encoding sigma-54-dependent Fis family transcriptional regulator, which translates into the protein MASLTVRSPDGKVREVALHKRITSIGRSTDNDISLDDAQVPDSALHITFDGTRYEVGSLGALFQVNGKKRDSHALATGDVVRVGGTELKFAREDAPRAPPPSALTPHRDGPAHADTPDSHTTELPGVPGRELAMLRRLTAFSERLLALYDVERILESLMDEAIEVTRADKGFLILMESGDPRVKVARNVARENIEDAVEKLSDSIIAKVVKDQRPLIVADAVDTPEFKASESVVNLRVHSVMCVPLMHKGDLFGVLYVGNDRLVNRFEPKSADMLTIFAAQASLVLHNAMLVNDLKLDNTELRRKLEDQRYGDIVGACQGMRDVYKRIDKIAPTDISVLITGETGTGKELIAREIHRRSPRVKGPFITINCGAIPENLLESELFGHVKGAFTGAVATKAGKFQAAIGGTLFLDEIGEMPLQLQVKLLRALQEKIVYKVGDNRGEPVDIRVVAATNKVLEEEVKRNTFREDLYYRLNVVTLKLPPLRERGEDVVVLGKFFLQKYSKEFNSRAKGFTPSAAVSMKKYGWPGNIRELENRIKKAVVLSDKPLLGSDDLDLKPENLEPIMPLLQAKEEFQKRYINEVLARNNGNRTKTAKDLGVDPRTIFRHLEKLEAEKSGRPLPPEEGEELL